GCTGATGTAATTATGACCATGTCTCGAGGGTATTGGTTGTTGCATCTACTCATGGTGTGGTGCTCACTGGAACGACTTGTATGTGTCAATGCACAGATGGTTACAATCACTAAGGTATCACCAGCTGGTAATCCTGTAGAGGGTAACGTAGTGGAGCTTCGCTGTCAAGATTCTGGCTTGATGGCGGGTTATATAATTGAGTGGACGAGGATGGAGGAGGAGGCCCAGGAGGTATCAATAGCCCGGAATGGTATGAGTGTGGATTCGAGATACACGCTTTCTATACTGGCGTCTGGGGCTCAAGATAAGTTTGAGACACTTACTTTTGATGCTACCAGGGAGGACACAGGAGTGGTTTACGGTTGTCAAGTGAGGAACTCAAACGTACAGAATAACCCTGTAGTGGTAAAAGCGCAACCTCTCTCTTTAACAGTGCTTTACTTCCCATCTGTCATGTATCCCATCTGCATCCCTAATGGTACTTTCATTGTACAAGAAGGAACGACGGTAAATATGAGCTGCACTACTGAGATGGGAAACCCACCGGTAACGATGCAGATTCTTACGAGCAGTGTCATCTATCAATGGATTTACGACAGTGACATCAAAGAACCAAAGAGTTCATTGTCGCTGAATGTCACTGCAGCTAATGACGGTGGTTCATATGAATGTAAAATCACCCCGGACTCCACAGTCTCGACACCATTCACAGGAATGGAAAGGTCATGCACGATCGGACCAATAACTATTAGTAACATGGCAACCGATAACATACCCAACACCTATAATACGCCGACCACACCAGACGCATCAAATACTCCTTCAACTGTGCCACAATCTACTACACCCGACCCTGATGAAGCTACAGCCCGACCTGATGAAGCTACAACCGTGAATCCACCGACAACTTCATTCCCTATTGCCATTATAGCAGGAGCAGCAGGAGGAGGTGGCCTCTTAATCGTCTTACTTATCATCTTATTGCTACTCTACCTATGCAAATGTGGATGTTTCAAGGAAGGCAAACAAGATCCAACATTATGGCAAACTAATGTACCACTTACTGAGTCAAATGATCACAACGAGTCGTGGGGAAAACACTCAGGGTCCATCGGTCAAGACGTGGAGGAAATGAGAGAATTAAACCCCACTCCGGGTTTCATTCAAGAACCTGAGACGGAGGATGCACTAGAGATGAAGGAGATGGATACCACTGGGGCAGATATAGTGTACGCCCAACCACGGAAGAAGTCAATTTCCAAAGAACAGAATAAAGACGAAATTGGTCGTCCTCAAGGAACTGGCGCAACATGCGTTGATGCCGAGGATGCAGGAGCAAAGGTAGATGAAACTGGTGGCGGTGAGAGCCCACTCGTGTACGGTAAAGTACAGAAGACCAAAAACAAACCACAACCCAAAGAAGACAGAATGTCTAAAGATGATAATGCTGAGGTATGGCAAAGCACCGACCCACCAGGACACATTGAAAACAATTACACGGAGATACCTAACATGACTGCCATTGATCCGGGTTTAAAACCAACAGCAGTGGTCAAGCCAGTCGTGCACCCAACCGTCTCTAAACCTGAAGACGATATTCAATCATCATCCCACAGCAACGATGGAGTTTCCCCCAGTGTTGGGGATAAGCCAAGTGTCAAGAAGTTTCAACCTAAGGATCGGTCCGAGAGTCAGCCACCAAGAGGTGGTTCCAATCCAACCAGAGCAACTTCCTCGGCCGAGCAACCACAATCAACTGATGACTGGTCGCCTCCTATCGAGCAACATGGACACACACCTCAAGCTGATCCCAATGAGGAAGCGAGCTATGCCGAGGTATCACACAATTACGCGCAACCTCATGAGGCTACAACACCAGATGATCATCATGACACTACGTACGCTGAGCTTGATTTAAACCCACCGACATCAGACGCGATGCCTCAACCCAAGGAAGATCAGACCTTGTACGCTAGCATAGTCATGGATTAGGTAACGTATAAAATGACTGAATTGTCAACCATTATATTTTAAgtattttaattatattttaattaACCGCCTGTCGTGGTTATAGTGATGATCAAAGGAAATAAGTAAAGTGAAATAATTGAAATAGAACTCGTATAGACCTACTCATACTGGCTTAATCGAAAAGAACAGCTGATGTAAATAGGCTGACCTATCAATAGGTAATGTACAAAGCAAGTGGCCGACTTGTACAATTATTTGTGAGTTAAATAATTAATTGTGGTGATGGTCAAAAGAATAGAAAAAGTAAAAATGAAgagaaatttgtttgtatacacTGTAAAATATTGCGGGTCTGACATTAACCCGGATCCGGTGCCTGTGAAGCCCGACCCATTTCTGAGTGTGACCCGAAAGCTGTAATTAATAAATATGGCAAAATAATGCATTATAATCCgagttaaaaaaatattcagcCACTTTTcgggtcagcctgaccaagAAATGGGTCAAGCCCCAGGAAACTAGGTATCAGTGTCCATTGTTAGCCGGGACTTTTTAGAGTATAGTGACTAAGAAGGTTATGACATTTGATGTTTAAGTGAGCCGACCTATCGACTTTATTTCTACATATTCTgaaattacatttttataaaacacccgttttgttttgttaattttgtaaattaacGTGACATATCTCATGGGATTTGGAACGAACAGTAGtagtttttaattgtgtttgcCTGCTGCATATTGTATCATGAAAGCCTTAAaccatatttaaaaaaagaaattaaaaaaaagacaatagtgTTAACTAAACTAAACACAATGGACGTAAGGTAAAACTGACTGTTTGGGTTGGCTCAACAGTAGCTCATGCTTTTCGCTAAACTATGACTAATAATAATGGTGTTATTTCAATTGTAAGGACTATGTAAGAGAAAGTAAATGTACAGAAAGTGTCTTTGTAATGACTGTTTAGTGTACTGAACTAGTTATACTAAAGCGACAATGCACACATGAAAAGCGGGTTGCTACATCAAAAAGAGCaaaattgtgatttattttttttcaaataacccccccccccccgaaagtATTTCAGATATATTTTCACAAAATGAGGTTTGAAACTTGAAAAACTGTttaatatttttcacaggactcgggaaagtactgagtatacagtgctaacacacatcagtgtatgggtaaaaccaaaattaatatgggatttgtttgttttgcaagttattgttttaaactaaCAAGAATGCTGTGATTTGTtctttaaaggggctgtgtcgtcatgatcaaagctGACCTGTGCCTGGGGTGGGTTTGACGGGGTAAGGGTTAACCATGTACAGCCACACAAGTGAAAGTAATCCCACAGGCATAAACAGTTAAAACACAATACCCAAagcttgaaatattgtttttctttcaaataataTGCAGTATCACCTCTCTTTTGCAAGATGACATAGAAACTGCAATATATATATGCGACCAACCACCGCTGTGGGAACCAAACCTTTCGCCATTGTGTATCAAAGTACAGCAAGCCAAATGCTGTTAACAATTCAACAGCTTTCTATACGTGTCTGGGTTTTGAATGGTTGATTCATATCAAGGGTATTTCCCTGAAAACCCTCGTTCACAATAGTTCACTAAGGTTATATGCGTGGGTGGATTTTTGGTACGCTCTGATGATTACAATTTAATACACAAAATCTACCCGTTCCGAATTAAAATAGGGACCCGACTCATTTTGAAGTCAGTGTACATTGTATCCGGAATCTGTGTGTAAAAAAATTACCCTGAATCCATCTCATTTTTATAAAACCCAGTTTTTTGTCAACCTGAACCATAAAAGAGTCAGTCCCTTCTGACACACTGGATCCGGGTGACTCTGACCTGACCCGGGTGTTTTAAGAATGTAGAGCGTAGGTTATTATAATCCATTATTAACAGCAGTAATTATTATATCTAAGCAAATATGCATATAGGTGGTACAGCTTGTGTGATGGTGAAAAAttgttacatttatttatacaatAGATGCTTTTAACCCGTATTATTAATCAGCCAATTCtatttgttcatattttttattttatgtacagtATAATATTTTACATATGTTTCGTCTTCTAGAATCACAACTGTTTGCGTGATCAATTTCCTGATATTAGATACTACACAAATTCCAGAAACTATTGACAGAATTTAACAACACTCTAATCACCCAATCCGAAACTATGGAGCCCACAGAGACTATTTTCTTTTCATAGGAGCTTGTAACTTGATTTCCTTAAAACGTTAATATTGCACTTCTGATCATTGTATACTAGCCGAGTTTCGCTTCAGTAAAGTGTTCTACATGACTACGTTACAAGGCGTATATATAGTTTTGAAGGGTATTCCCCTGCAGTCGCTTGTTAGTCCAAAATGGACATGTATCAAAACTGTTCGGGGCGGGGACGGTAGTCAGAGGGAATGGGCGATACCCCGCCCGCACTTAGATCCCTTGCCCCTCTCTTGCTCCTCTCTTGCCCCTCTCTTGCCCCATGAGCTTGTGGAATTACAGTGAATGGTTTGAAACCCCCAGATTATGTATTTGCCCCCGCttgacctaaaaaaaaaattgaatatgTCTCTCAGTTACGCCACAATAAATTCCATGTGCGCATTTAAAACTCTTTGATAAAACAACAGCTTTAGGCCCATATAGTTGAATCATCAACAATTTGACTCTAACTAAATGTGAAAGCAGAAATGTCGTTGTGAGTAAAGCAAATTCTTATTCAAAGTTATCAGTTGTTAAACAAAACCTCTAAAGCTAAAATCATTGCTATTTCCAATTCATGTCATAAAACATGAACCGTAACCATGCCAATattgaataataaaatatagTATAACGAATGCTTACGATCGTTCGGCTTAAAGTACTTCGATAAAATTGtttcacaatctgagaaatgctCTTCGTTACCAAACAATTTGTGAGAATAAATAATTCCAAGTAGACAGTACGAGTGTCCTTTAGTCTCTCGACAAACAATTTctcataatgggagactttctgggacgatagagggcagcagacttaccgggtaaatctattgttctcagaattatgcgcatgttcagaactgcgtaaacaatggaaatttacccggtatgtctgctgccacctagcattggaaagtctcctattgtggtGGAAAAGGTAATGTTGACTTTGTAAGAAGGGAAATCTCTTTCAGTGGTTTAATGTTATTGCCACCTGGattctagacttgtggacaagtcgttaaatcggccccacgcgctgagatagtgctctcgcgagatcactgctctcgcgcgaactgatggctccccgatttcgactcctcattaacaAGAATGCTGTGATTtgttaatgaggagtcgaaatcggggagccatcagttcgcgcgagagcagtgatctcgcgagagcactatctcagcgcgtggggccgatttaacgacttgtccacaagtctacctgGATTCCAGTCAGAGACTCGATTACTGGTGCAATGCCATTGTATATGGGATACGGTCGATTTTGGGTCACACCCAATGAACCAACATCCGCACAAGCACGTCGTCGTTTTTAATGGTACCGTTACACACCTATGTTCAGAAACAGCTAATGTTTCGGCACGTCATGTTCCAGCACGTGTGTTCCTAttcttaaccctaaccctatagacgatgtggattgggtcacttggggctgacccgaggtgcacCGACGTCACCAagggaaggctcacgtgatgatgtgtctgggtttttttccaggttaGAGGACGAgcgtggggtaattgtgtgcccacgttcgtccttgaaaaaaaataaaatacgccacatcggggtcgacccagggaagctaaacgaacgcacccatagataacCATACTTTACAGAATGTATACGAGGTGTTATTGGAACATGTCAATGTCGGAATGCAGTCACCTTTTATCAATGTCCGTAAATTAATATTGAATATGAGACACGTTTTGACCAGCCAGACTAACGAGCTCACAGTTTTGATTCAACATAAACTGAGACTAAAACCATCCATTTAACATTGGTTTATATTTTGGTGTATGCTTGGCCGTAAAAGGTGTAAGGAATTATTAGTCGAAAGGAGTGAAGAagttttaataaaattaaaGTCCTAGTGTCACGCTGCGGTGTTTTTGTATGGATCGGTGACACGCAATAATGGCTGTTGGTATAATTGCGTATTTAATATGCGAAGCaaagttttgagaaaaaaggttCTGATGGGCTTAAATTTCAAATTTCCTGTCGAAGAGTAAAACGCGCATGAGCACAAAGCTGTCAGCAGCATAAAACGGAACTAGAGAAACTGATAAATATCGTAGTTAACTGTCACAGTCTTTTAGTGCCCTCTTGGTGTCTGATTTAGAAAGTTGTTCGAGCATCCTGTCATGATGGCTCAAAGACGTATGTTTGTGCATTTACTGCTGCTTTGTGTGTGGTGTATTGATACAAAGTTCAAAGGTGCCAATGCGCAGAATGTCACCATCTCAAAAGTACAACCAATTGATGATCCCGCAGAGGGTGGCTCTGTGGACCTGCGGTGTAATGCCACCAACCTGACACCAGGTGACTTCATTGAATGGTCAAGATTAAACATGAATGCTGAAGTTATTATACGTCCAAGTTTTGCAACCACAAAGTACACTCAATATACAGAGACATCTTCAGAACAATCTTTGGTTCAGAGgttcaaaattaacattttgacAAGAATTGACACGGGACTTTACTACTGCACGGTGAAGAATTCTGACGGGACCGTAGAGGAAACAGCAAGTATCTATGTAACGGTGCGTTACCCACCATCAGCCGAGTACCCCTTGTGCTATCCTAATGGTCCTTTAACTGTACAAGAAGGAACAACTCAACAATTCAATTGTATAACTGAAAGAGCTCCGTTAGTAAGCATGCTTATACTCAAGAACGGTTTAGTTATTCCCACAGAGTCATTGTTGGGAAATGCTACAACTTTTACAAAGTCCCACACCTTCACATTTACTGGAGATGACAATGGTACATCTGTTAAATGTAAAATCATCTCTGTCCCGTATTTCCAAAGAAATTGCACATTCGGACCAATCACTGTGACAATGCGAGATCAAGATTCTCAGCAACAACCAACCCTGGGAAATAGCACCACCCCTCAAACCGATGCAACAAGCGAGAGTTCGGACACAGGTTATCCAATGTGGACGGAATCTACGACAGGCAGTAGTCGGCAAATTATAAACCAAACAACCCCTGAAGAATCTGTAAACACATCAACACCCATTCAAGAAACTCCAACCCCATCAGCACCCAGCAGCCGAACTTCAAACCCATCAACGCCTACTATACAAGAAACTGTAAACACATCAACACCCAGTCAGCCGACCCCAACCCCATCAACACCCAGCAGGCAGGAAACTTCAAAACCTCCAACCGCTAGTCAGGAAACTCCAAACCTACCAACAATTGGTCTCCCGATCGTACTTAAAGCACTAATCGCAGGAGGCTTGATCTCGTTACTGATACTACTGATAATTGTATTATGTTGCTGTTATTACAAGAAGAAGCAGAAACCCAGACAACCACATATCAACCTACCACTGTTTCAACCGACTACGGATTTGGTTTTCGAGCCGCAAGGAATTCACCATATCATTCGTAAAGAGTCTACAAATCTGGACAAAGATGACATGACTGAGAAGGATGATTCATCAGAGGGATTTTGTGCTGATCAAAAACCCACACCTGAGTTCATGTCACAATTCATGGTATCACCTTCTCCAACTAATGAGCCTGAGGGCAACCAATCTAAGAGCATCAAAAGCGGCACCAGTCCGTCTCCAGCCGATGTTGATAAGAACATCATCAATACGTTCACATCTCAGCCCGAACTGACTCCAGTAGACAAAGATGAATCTAAGGAAGCCCATGGAGAGGTTCTCCGTCCAGATGAGCCTCACAAGACAAAGCCTCCTACAGGTGAGATTGTATACTCTGATGAGGTGTCAATCCAACAGGGTGTACCTCAAGTCTCGTCTGCGTGTACTACGTACGCTGACCTTGATCTATCACCGTGTACATCGGCCACATTACCTTTGCCCAAAGAAGACCAAACGCTTTACGCTCAAATGACCAATCTTTAGAGACTCTTCTATAATTAAAAACTCGTTTATTACATTAATACTAGTGTCGTTTCGGGGGTAAAGTTTGGGGCGAAACAGTATACACAAACTTATAACATGAACAATTACAAAGTTATAATTCTAGTGCATCGCGGGGAAAAAATCAGGCAATTAAATATGCAAGCAAAATCTTcgtgttatattattattgttggcCATTTTCGCGGGTCATGTATTTAATATGCCTTTAAGTTTTTCTCTGCTGTAAACATGTACACATTGAACTTGTAGTAGAAAAAATCTTCCGTGAGAGGAAAGTCACTTCAAAATGTACTCAAATTTATTTCCTCGTAACAATATTAGTTAGTAAACAATTAATTGACATGGAGTTAGAGGCCATGGAGTGGGGTTGATGGCCTCTCAGTCTGCTGTTGCCCCACTAAGGCCCAGCCCAGTCTTGCCATTGGTACCCCTTTGAAAGTTTCTAATAActattttcaaatggaagtacAAGTGCCCTTTGCCTatgcaaaaatgaaaatggttaaAAGATCTCACCAGCAAGTCATTGTGCAGTgagtttaagacactggacactattggtaattgtcaaagaccagtcttctcacttgctgtatctcaacataatgcataaagtaacaaacctgtgaaaatttgagctcaatcggtcgtcgaagttgcgagatattaatgaaagaaaataacacccttgtcacacgaagttgtgtgctttcttatgcttgatttcgagacctcaaattctaaatctgaggtatcgaaatcaaattcgtggaaaattacttctttctcgaaaactacgttacttcagagggagccgtttctcacaatgttttatactatcaacctctccccattactcgtaatcatcatgaaaggttttatttatgacaataactattttgagtaactaccaatagtgtccactgcctttaatatagtACTACAACGGTATTAGGCAGAAAGAACATATAGCCACAACAGAGTTGAGGGAAAATTGAAATGTTCGCTttaaagtttaacaaaaaacacacacacaagacaCCTGATTCGTACACTTATCTTAACAATAAATACCAGGAACAGTGAAAGTTAATAATGTCCACATGTCGCTTTAGTTAGGCAGTACCAAAGTAGATCACCATAGAGTTGATATAAATCACCACAATAACACTCCCAACAATTTAGTTTGTGTCAGTGGTCACACCGTGAACACTCACTACACCGCATGGCCACGTATGCCAACAACACGGCCTCTTCCTTGGCTTGCTCGTTTTgctaaactaaaactaaaagtaaAACTACTTATTGTACTCACAAACATTCCAAAGACTATGTACATTCCGTTCCGTCCACTCTGTAGAATGAGAATATGAGCATGGAGTAGAAATGTCAATTCCATGTCAATCACAAAATGTCTCTACATCGACAATCTTTAGTTGGTGATTTTGGCAGACgacattattttcaaaacttcccacaaaatgtgacaaaaacattttgtagGCTCAACCagtgtgttgttgttttaattaagcattttaattctttaaaaacagtttagcgttaaatcaattaataattaacttcatattttgtgcttatatatttttttaaagcagattTTATCAAACATGTAATTAAAAGTTTAAAGGTATTTTgtgcaaaaataaaattgatttaaTTAACGAGTAAAGCGTATTAGAGTAGAGAATAAAGCGCCCTCATTAGTTTTGCGAAGGATTAATTGACGGCGCATAATAAAGTGTAAAGTACTTGCACAATGCTGGATTTTGACATTATGAACCTTTTGTGACAATCGGATCTAAGATAACAAAAGTATGATCTGTAAATAATAAGTTTTACTTCCTTTTTTTTGATTTTCGCAGTGAAACAAtttagaaattgtattttttaaagggtttattGGTATACAAATAATTCGACTTTCATGAGCATGATTAGtcagattattaaaaataaaaagtagaaCAAATCAAAGACTGTTTGTGAAACAAAATTGTGGAGCATAAAAGCTATAATTATTTGCGCTGCTAAACATTTATACGAAAATAAAAATggcataaaatataataaaacaaaatctttgaATAATAAGAAgggggaaagaaaaaaagaattaaaaaaagaactttTTGGAATAACAATAATCTTTAtcaaaaacaatgacaaagaaATTGAATGTACAGGAGGCCTACTGTTCTGCTTTTTGtatgtatgtgttttttttaaatatttttgaaagAGATGTATAAATATTTGGATTTGTATGTCGATTGTTAATGTGTATAGGAAGCATGTTTAACTCTTCAATTTTATAATTTGcccgaaaaaaataaataggcctttaaaattgttcacttaATTGGTAAGACATTGATGTGATGCGTCAACCAGGGACATTTATCGTGTAAATGGATTCACTATTGTTTTTGTAAGTTGCATCGCAAGATTATTGGCTGAAATACTAAAATTAAACACACCTTTGGGCCTACAAAGTTGAACTCTTgcattgcataaaaaaattaaaaaaaggaaagtttGATTGTTCGAATTAGGGACCCATTGTGttcttattttgaaaataacttTAATAGTAGTATAAGAAAGCATCGACAGATCGTTATGATATCAAATGAAAGTTTGtagtttcttttaaataattattatctgccgaatatttaaacatgttttttgcaAGCAATAATTTTGCCGCTGATCAAGCGATACAACTATTATTTGCATATTATATTTTATAGCTCATGTAACAATCAAATTCAGGGTTGATTGTGTTTATTGGTGTGATGGAATGGGTGGGGCGGGGCAGGGTgcgatttaaaatttaaaagttaGGTTTTGTCCTTTTCTAAATAATCCTATTTAAAAGTGATTGTCCCTCCACCTTCTCATCAAAATAGCCGTCAACAACCTTTGTCATAATCAAAAAGGGGCTTAATTTAAGATTAGTATAATATGGatcaaagtaaaaaacaaaactacataaaatattttcataaaaaa
This region of Asterias rubens chromosome 18, eAstRub1.3, whole genome shotgun sequence genomic DNA includes:
- the LOC117302712 gene encoding uncharacterized protein PB18E9.04c-like — encoded protein: MMAQRRMFVHLLLLCVWCIDTKFKGANAQNVTISKVQPIDDPAEGGSVDLRCNATNLTPGDFIEWSRLNMNAEVIIRPSFATTKYTQYTETSSEQSLVQRFKINILTRIDTGLYYCTVKNSDGTVEETASIYVTVRYPPSAEYPLCYPNGPLTVQEGTTQQFNCITERAPLVSMLILKNGLVIPTESLLGNATTFTKSHTFTFTGDDNGTSVKCKIISVPYFQRNCTFGPITVTMRDQDSQQQPTLGNSTTPQTDATSESSDTGYPMWTESTTGSSRQIINQTTPEESVNTSTPIQETPTPSAPSSRTSNPSTPTIQETVNTSTPSQPTPTPSTPSRQETSKPPTASQETPNLPTIGLPIVLKALIAGGLISLLILLIIVLCCCYYKKKQKPRQPHINLPLFQPTTDLVFEPQGIHHIIRKESTNLDKDDMTEKDDSSEGFCADQKPTPEFMSQFMVSPSPTNEPEGNQSKSIKSGTSPSPADVDKNIINTFTSQPELTPVDKDESKEAHGEVLRPDEPHKTKPPTGEIVYSDEVSIQQGVPQVSSACTTYADLDLSPCTSATLPLPKEDQTLYAQMTNL